A single genomic interval of Aegicerativicinus sediminis harbors:
- the carA gene encoding glutamine-hydrolyzing carbamoyl-phosphate synthase small subunit → MKYTKRDKALILLEDGTIFYGKSIGKKGSAFGEVCFNTGTTGYQEIFTDPSYFGQIMVTTNAHIGNYGTMESEVESDSVKIAGLVCRNFSFTYSRPSADASLEEFFEKNKLFAISDVDTRALVSHIREHGAMNAVISTDVDDIDGLKEQLSKIPNMKGLELASKVSTNEPYFYGDENATYKIAALDLGIKKNILRNFSKRDVYIKVFPFDSTFEEMEAWNPDGYFLSNGPGDPEPLDQAQAVAKKVIEKGLPLFGICLGHQIIGLANGISTYKMHHGHRGINHPIMNLETGKGEITSQNHGFSINREETENHPDIKITHVHLNDQTVAGIRMKNKPVFSVQYHPEASPGPHDASYLFDEFLETIKKHSNSSVTS, encoded by the coding sequence ATGAAGTACACAAAAAGAGATAAAGCCCTTATCTTATTAGAAGATGGAACTATTTTTTACGGAAAATCAATAGGTAAAAAAGGATCAGCGTTTGGTGAAGTTTGTTTTAATACCGGTACAACTGGATATCAAGAAATTTTCACCGATCCTTCTTACTTTGGCCAAATTATGGTTACCACCAATGCACATATTGGGAACTATGGAACCATGGAATCTGAAGTTGAATCCGATTCTGTTAAAATTGCTGGATTGGTTTGCCGTAATTTTAGTTTTACTTACTCTAGACCTTCAGCGGATGCATCCTTGGAAGAATTCTTCGAGAAGAATAAACTATTTGCAATTTCAGATGTTGATACTAGGGCTTTGGTTAGTCATATCAGAGAACATGGTGCGATGAATGCAGTTATCTCTACAGATGTTGATGATATCGATGGATTGAAGGAGCAATTGTCTAAAATTCCTAATATGAAAGGGCTGGAATTGGCCTCTAAAGTTTCTACCAATGAACCATATTTTTATGGAGACGAAAATGCTACCTACAAAATTGCGGCTTTAGATTTAGGAATTAAAAAGAACATTCTTAGAAATTTTTCTAAAAGAGATGTTTATATAAAGGTATTTCCATTCGATTCAACCTTTGAAGAAATGGAAGCATGGAATCCTGATGGATATTTCCTTTCCAATGGACCTGGGGATCCAGAACCATTGGATCAAGCCCAGGCTGTTGCTAAAAAAGTGATAGAAAAAGGCCTTCCTCTTTTTGGTATTTGTTTGGGGCATCAAATAATAGGTCTCGCTAATGGTATTTCAACATATAAAATGCATCATGGACATAGGGGAATCAACCACCCTATTATGAACCTTGAAACAGGAAAGGGTGAGATTACATCCCAAAATCATGGTTTCTCCATTAATAGAGAAGAAACGGAAAATCATCCTGATATAAAAATTACCCATGTTCATTTAAATGACCAAACTGTAGCGGGAATAAGAATGAAAAACAAGCCCGTTTTTTCAGTCCAATACCATCCGGAGGCTAGTCCTGGTCCTCACGATGCTTCATACTTGTTCGATGAATTTCTTGAAACAATTAAGAAGCATTCAAATAGTTCGGTAACCTCTTAA
- the rplQ gene encoding 50S ribosomal protein L17, translated as MRHGKKINHLGRKTAHRKSMLANMACSLIEHKRINTTLAKAKALKQFVEPMITKSKDDTTHNRRIVFSRLRQKEAVTELFRDVAAKVGDRPGGYTRIIKLGNRLGDNAEMAMIELVDYNELYNASKPEKKSTRRSRRGGGKSSTAAPVATETKAAESKSETKASNEEE; from the coding sequence ATGAGACACGGAAAGAAAATTAATCACTTAGGCAGAAAGACTGCTCATAGAAAATCAATGTTGGCCAATATGGCTTGTTCATTGATTGAGCATAAGCGCATCAATACCACCTTGGCAAAGGCAAAGGCTCTTAAACAATTTGTTGAGCCAATGATTACAAAATCTAAAGATGACACTACGCACAACCGTAGAATTGTTTTTAGTCGTCTTAGACAAAAGGAGGCTGTAACTGAACTTTTTAGAGATGTTGCTGCAAAGGTGGGAGATAGACCTGGAGGTTATACTAGAATCATTAAATTAGGAAACCGTTTGGGTGATAACGCTGAAATGGCAATGATTGAGCTTGTAGATTATAATGAATTATACAATGCAAGCAAGCCAGAGAAGAAGTCAACTCGAAGGAGTAGAAGAGGAGGAGGTAAATCCAGCACTGCTGCTCCAGTTGCAACGGAAACGAAAGCAGCTGAATCTAAATCAGAAACTAAAGCTTCAAACGAGGAAGAGTAA
- a CDS encoding DNA-directed RNA polymerase subunit alpha: MAILNFQKPDKVIMIDSTDFEGKFEFRPLEPGYGLTVGNALRRVLLSSLEGFAITSVRIEGVDHEFSTISGVVEDVTEIILNLKQIRFKRQIDEIDNESVSISISGQDQIVAGDFQKFISGFQVLNKDLVICNLDPKVSVNLEITIEKGRGYVPAEENKKSSAPIGTIFTDSIYTPIKNVKYSIENYRVEQKTDYEKLVFEIISDGSIHPKDALTEAAKILIHHFMLFSDERITLEADEIAQTETYDEESLHMRQLLKTKLVDMDLSVRALNCLKAAEVDTLGDLVSFNKNDLMKFRNFGKKSLTELEELVSVKGLSFGMDLSKYKLDKD; the protein is encoded by the coding sequence ATGGCTATATTAAATTTTCAAAAGCCCGATAAGGTAATCATGATTGATTCAACTGATTTCGAAGGTAAATTCGAATTCAGGCCATTAGAACCAGGTTATGGTTTAACGGTAGGTAATGCTCTAAGACGTGTGCTTTTGTCTTCTTTGGAAGGTTTCGCGATTACATCAGTTAGAATTGAGGGTGTTGACCACGAATTTTCAACTATTTCTGGCGTTGTTGAAGACGTAACGGAAATTATTTTGAACCTTAAGCAAATTAGATTCAAACGTCAAATCGATGAAATAGATAACGAATCTGTTTCAATCTCTATATCTGGACAAGACCAAATCGTTGCTGGTGATTTCCAAAAATTCATTTCTGGATTCCAAGTATTGAACAAAGATCTTGTTATCTGTAACCTAGATCCTAAAGTGAGCGTTAATTTAGAAATAACAATCGAAAAAGGTCGTGGTTATGTTCCTGCTGAAGAAAACAAAAAATCTTCTGCACCTATTGGAACCATTTTTACTGATTCTATCTATACTCCTATTAAAAATGTGAAGTATAGCATTGAGAATTATCGTGTTGAGCAAAAAACCGATTACGAAAAATTGGTTTTTGAAATTATTAGTGATGGATCAATTCATCCTAAAGATGCTTTAACCGAAGCTGCTAAGATTCTTATTCATCATTTTATGTTGTTCTCAGATGAGCGTATCACCCTTGAGGCTGATGAGATTGCTCAGACTGAAACTTATGATGAGGAGTCACTGCACATGAGACAATTGCTTAAAACTAAATTAGTTGATATGGATCTTTCTGTTAGAGCTTTGAACTGTTTGAAAGCTGCAGAAGTTGATACTCTTGGTGATTTGGTTTCCTTCAACAAAAATGATTTGATGAAGTTTAGAAATTTCGGAAAGAAATCTTTAACTGAGTTGGAAGAACTTGTAAGTGTTAAAGGCTTGAGTTTCGGAATGGATTTAAGTAAATATAAGTTAGATAAGGACTAG
- the rpsD gene encoding 30S ribosomal protein S4 gives MARYTGPKTKIARKFGEAIYGDDKAFEKRNYPPGQHGINKRRGKKSEYAIQLMEKQKAKYTYGILERQFRNMFKKATAAPGITGEVLLQLCESRLDNVAYRMGLAPSRSGARQLVSHRHITVNGEVVNIPSYILKAGDVVGVREKSKSLEAIQSSLANASQVYEWITWNKDKMEGTYVSVPERIQIPEKINEQFIVELYSK, from the coding sequence ATGGCAAGATATACTGGTCCTAAAACAAAGATAGCCCGAAAATTTGGTGAGGCTATTTATGGAGACGATAAGGCTTTCGAAAAAAGAAATTATCCTCCAGGTCAACACGGCATTAATAAGCGTCGTGGCAAAAAGTCTGAATACGCAATCCAGTTAATGGAGAAGCAAAAAGCTAAATATACCTATGGTATCCTTGAGCGTCAATTCAGAAACATGTTCAAAAAAGCAACTGCAGCTCCTGGTATTACCGGTGAAGTTCTTTTGCAATTGTGTGAGTCTAGACTAGACAACGTTGCTTATAGAATGGGCTTGGCTCCATCTAGAAGCGGTGCAAGACAATTAGTTTCCCACAGACACATTACTGTTAATGGTGAAGTGGTAAACATTCCTTCTTACATTTTGAAAGCTGGTGATGTTGTAGGCGTAAGAGAAAAGTCTAAGTCTTTGGAAGCTATCCAAAGTTCATTAGCAAATGCTAGCCAAGTATACGAGTGGATCACTTGGAATAAGGATAAAATGGAAGGTACTTATGTATCTGTGCCAGAAAGAATCCAAATTCCAGAAAAGATCAACGAACAATTTATAGTGGAATTATACTCTAAATAA
- the rpsK gene encoding 30S ribosomal protein S11: protein MAKASTKKRKVIVDAIGEAHVTASFNNIIISLTNKKGEVVAWSSAGKMGFRGSKKNTPYAAQLAAEDAAGVAKEAGLKKVKVYVKGPGNGRESAIRSIHNAGIEVSEIIDVTPLPHNGCRPPKRRRV from the coding sequence ATGGCAAAGGCAAGTACTAAAAAACGCAAAGTAATAGTAGATGCAATTGGTGAGGCACACGTTACAGCTTCATTTAATAACATCATTATTTCCCTAACAAACAAAAAGGGAGAAGTTGTTGCATGGTCATCTGCAGGAAAAATGGGTTTTAGAGGTTCTAAGAAAAACACTCCTTATGCAGCTCAATTAGCGGCGGAAGATGCAGCTGGTGTAGCTAAGGAGGCTGGGTTAAAGAAGGTGAAAGTTTATGTTAAAGGTCCTGGAAATGGTAGAGAGTCAGCAATTCGCTCTATTCATAATGCAGGTATCGAGGTTTCTGAAATCATCGATGTAACTCCGCTTCCACACAATGGTTGTAGACCACCTAAAAGAAGAAGAGTTTAA
- the rpsM gene encoding 30S ribosomal protein S13 — protein MARIAGVDIPKQKRGAIALTYIFGIGKSRAQEILAAAEVNEDTKVEDWTDDEIGRIRDAVSSFTIEGELRSEIQLNIKRLMDIGCYRGIRHRAGLPLRGQRTKNNSRTRKGKRKTVANKKKATK, from the coding sequence ATGGCAAGAATTGCAGGGGTTGATATACCAAAACAAAAGCGAGGTGCTATCGCGTTAACCTATATCTTCGGTATAGGTAAAAGTAGAGCTCAAGAGATCTTGGCTGCTGCTGAAGTAAATGAAGATACCAAAGTAGAAGATTGGACAGATGATGAAATCGGAAGAATTCGTGATGCTGTATCTTCTTTTACTATTGAAGGTGAATTACGTTCTGAAATTCAATTGAACATTAAGCGTTTAATGGATATTGGATGTTATAGAGGAATTCGTCATAGAGCTGGTTTGCCTTTAAGAGGACAACGCACTAAGAACAACTCCAGAACTAGAAAAGGTAAGAGAAAAACTGTTGCTAACAAGAAAAAAGCGACTAAATAA
- the ykgO gene encoding type B 50S ribosomal protein L36: MKVRASVKKRSAECKLVRRKGRLYVINKKNPKFKQRQG; this comes from the coding sequence ATGAAAGTAAGAGCATCAGTAAAAAAGCGCAGCGCCGAATGTAAATTGGTTCGTCGCAAAGGCAGACTTTATGTGATTAACAAAAAGAATCCTAAATTCAAACAAAGACAAGGATAA
- the infA gene encoding translation initiation factor IF-1, with translation MAKQAAIEQDGTIIEALSNAMFRVELENGHIVTAHISGKMRMHYIKLLPGDKVKLEMSPYDLSKARITYRY, from the coding sequence ATGGCAAAACAAGCAGCTATAGAACAAGACGGAACAATTATAGAAGCATTATCAAATGCCATGTTTAGGGTAGAATTGGAAAATGGGCATATAGTTACCGCTCATATATCTGGTAAGATGCGTATGCACTATATAAAACTTCTACCTGGAGATAAAGTAAAATTAGAAATGAGTCCTTACGATCTTTCTAAGGCTCGTATAACTTATAGATACTAA
- the secY gene encoding preprotein translocase subunit SecY, which produces MKFIDTIKNIWKITELKDRIILTLGLLLVYRFGAQVVLPGIDASKLGGLAAGAQDGILGILNMFTGGAFANASVFALGIMPYISASIVVQLMGIAIPYLQKLQKEGESGRKKINQITRWLTIGICLVQAPGYLASLQPVFGIPSEAFLLGTGGLFYVSSIIILVTGCIFAMWLGEKITDKGIGNGISLLIMVGIIARLPQSFVQNAASRLDGGGNGGLMMILIELVIWFVIILASVMLVMAVRKIMVQYARRTASGGYERNVFGSRQFLPLKLNASGVMPIIFAQAIMFVPSLIGKTFGSSDAGQWMQAQFSDIFGFWYNLVFALLIIVFTYFYTAITVPTNKMADDLKRSGGFIPGIRPGTETSEYLDRIMSQITLPGSIFLALIAVFPAIIVKLMDVQAGWALFFGGTSLLIMVGVAIDTMQQVNSYLLNKHYDGLMKTGKNRKAVA; this is translated from the coding sequence ATGAAATTTATAGACACTATTAAGAACATTTGGAAAATAACCGAGCTTAAGGATCGTATCATCCTTACTCTCGGATTATTATTGGTTTACAGATTCGGCGCACAAGTCGTTCTACCTGGAATTGATGCTAGTAAGCTAGGTGGTTTAGCAGCGGGTGCACAAGACGGTATCTTAGGGATACTTAATATGTTCACCGGTGGAGCCTTTGCTAACGCATCAGTTTTTGCATTAGGAATTATGCCTTATATCTCTGCATCTATCGTGGTACAGTTGATGGGTATTGCAATTCCTTACCTGCAAAAGTTACAGAAGGAAGGTGAAAGCGGCCGTAAGAAAATCAACCAAATAACACGTTGGTTAACAATTGGAATATGTTTGGTACAAGCTCCAGGGTATTTGGCTAGTTTGCAGCCTGTATTTGGTATACCAAGTGAGGCCTTTTTATTAGGAACCGGCGGATTGTTTTATGTTTCATCTATAATCATCTTAGTAACTGGCTGTATTTTTGCGATGTGGCTAGGTGAAAAGATTACTGACAAAGGAATTGGTAATGGTATCTCACTACTTATAATGGTAGGAATTATTGCTAGATTACCTCAATCGTTTGTACAAAATGCTGCTTCTAGATTAGACGGTGGCGGAAACGGTGGTCTTATGATGATTTTGATTGAACTAGTAATTTGGTTTGTGATTATTCTAGCTTCTGTTATGTTAGTAATGGCAGTTAGAAAAATCATGGTTCAGTATGCAAGAAGAACTGCTTCTGGTGGATACGAAAGAAACGTATTCGGTTCTAGACAGTTTTTACCATTGAAATTAAATGCATCGGGAGTTATGCCAATTATCTTTGCACAAGCAATTATGTTTGTTCCTAGTTTGATAGGAAAGACTTTTGGTTCTTCGGATGCCGGACAATGGATGCAGGCCCAATTTTCTGACATATTCGGATTTTGGTACAATTTAGTTTTTGCTTTATTGATTATTGTATTTACATATTTCTATACCGCGATTACAGTACCAACAAACAAAATGGCTGATGATTTAAAGAGAAGCGGAGGTTTTATCCCTGGCATTCGCCCTGGCACCGAAACATCTGAATATCTCGATAGGATTATGTCTCAAATTACATTACCTGGATCTATATTTTTGGCATTGATTGCGGTGTTCCCTGCAATAATTGTTAAGTTGATGGATGTTCAGGCGGGATGGGCGTTGTTCTTTGGTGGTACTTCACTATTAATTATGGTGGGGGTTGCTATAGATACGATGCAACAGGTTAACTCGTATTTGTTGAATAAGCATTACGACGGTTTGATGAAAACTGGTAAAAACAGAAAAGCAGTAGCTTAA
- the rplO gene encoding 50S ribosomal protein L15, which translates to MDLSNLKPADGSVKGQGKRVGRGQGSGKGGTATRGHKGAKSRSGYSKKIGFEGGQMPLQRRVPKFGFNNINRVSYQGVNVDTLQKLVDENKLKDTVSVDDLIQLGLASKNDLVKILGRGELKASLKISAHKFTASAKEAIEKAGGEAVEI; encoded by the coding sequence ATGGATTTAAGTAACTTAAAACCAGCTGATGGTTCTGTTAAAGGCCAAGGTAAAAGAGTAGGTAGAGGACAAGGTTCCGGTAAAGGTGGAACCGCTACAAGAGGTCACAAAGGTGCCAAGTCAAGATCAGGTTATTCTAAAAAGATTGGTTTTGAAGGTGGACAAATGCCGTTGCAAAGGCGTGTTCCTAAATTTGGATTTAATAATATTAACAGAGTTTCTTATCAAGGAGTTAATGTTGACACCCTTCAGAAATTAGTTGATGAAAATAAATTGAAAGACACTGTTTCTGTTGATGATCTTATTCAGCTTGGCCTAGCTAGCAAAAATGATTTGGTTAAGATTTTAGGTCGCGGTGAATTAAAAGCCTCATTAAAAATTTCTGCCCATAAATTTACAGCCTCTGCAAAAGAAGCAATTGAAAAGGCAGGAGGAGAAGCGGTAGAAATTTAA
- the rpmD gene encoding 50S ribosomal protein L30, whose translation MAKKIKVTKVRSAINRTQTQKRILESLGLRKIGQVVEHDATPSILGMVNKVEHLVSVEETK comes from the coding sequence ATGGCAAAGAAGATAAAAGTAACTAAAGTAAGAAGTGCAATCAACCGTACTCAGACTCAAAAAAGAATCTTAGAATCTTTAGGTCTTAGAAAAATCGGTCAGGTTGTGGAGCACGACGCCACTCCAAGTATTCTTGGTATGGTTAATAAGGTTGAACATTTAGTTTCTGTTGAAGAAACAAAGTAA
- the rpsE gene encoding 30S ribosomal protein S5 — MYQKYKNAELVKPSGIDLKDRLVGVQRVTKVTKGGRAFGFSAIVVVGDEAGVVGHGLGKSKDVATAIAKAVEDAKKNLVRIPIQKGTVPHEQKGKYGGARVAIIPAAPGTGVIAGGAVRTVLEAVGVHDVLSKSQGSSNPHNVVKATFDALLQLRDAQTVAKDRGISLDKLYNG; from the coding sequence ATGTATCAGAAATACAAAAACGCAGAGTTAGTAAAACCAAGTGGAATTGATTTAAAAGACCGTTTGGTTGGTGTACAAAGAGTTACGAAAGTTACCAAGGGTGGTAGAGCTTTTGGTTTCTCGGCCATCGTGGTGGTTGGTGATGAAGCTGGTGTTGTAGGACATGGCCTAGGGAAATCAAAGGATGTTGCTACTGCAATTGCAAAAGCTGTCGAGGATGCTAAGAAGAATTTGGTTAGAATTCCTATCCAAAAAGGAACTGTACCTCATGAGCAAAAAGGTAAATATGGTGGAGCTAGAGTAGCTATTATTCCTGCTGCTCCTGGTACCGGTGTAATTGCTGGTGGTGCAGTAAGAACAGTTTTGGAAGCTGTTGGTGTACATGACGTTCTTTCAAAATCTCAAGGATCTTCTAACCCACATAACGTTGTAAAGGCTACTTTTGATGCCTTGTTACAATTAAGGGATGCACAGACTGTTGCAAAAGACAGAGGAATTTCTTTAGATAAATTGTATAACGGATAA
- the rplR gene encoding 50S ribosomal protein L18: MALTKNEKRRRIQNRIRKVVSGTDARPRLSVFRSNKEIYAQIVDDVNGKTITAASSRDKEVSSEKGTKSEIATQVGKLIAEKALKAGIETVSFDRGGYQYHGRVKSLAEGAREGGLKF, from the coding sequence ATGGCATTAACGAAGAACGAAAAAAGAAGGAGAATACAAAACCGAATTAGAAAGGTTGTATCTGGTACTGACGCTAGACCAAGATTATCTGTATTCAGAAGTAATAAAGAAATTTATGCTCAAATCGTTGATGATGTAAATGGTAAAACTATTACCGCTGCATCCTCAAGAGATAAAGAAGTGAGTTCTGAAAAAGGAACTAAAAGTGAGATTGCTACTCAAGTAGGCAAATTGATTGCTGAAAAAGCACTTAAGGCTGGTATCGAAACGGTTTCTTTTGATAGAGGCGGATATCAATACCACGGAAGAGTTAAATCATTGGCTGAAGGCGCTAGAGAAGGCGGTCTAAAATTTTAA
- the rplF gene encoding 50S ribosomal protein L6 yields the protein MSRIGKNPVAIPQGVTVEVKDNTIVVKGKMGELTQDFSGVDVKVEDGNVQIERPSDSKEHKAKHGLYRALVNNMIKGVSEGWTKQLELVGVGYRASNQGQKLDLALGFSHNIVLDLAPEVKVETITEKGKNPIVKLTSHDKQLVGQVAAKIRSFRKPEPYKGKGIKFVGEQLRRKAGKSA from the coding sequence ATGTCTAGAATAGGAAAAAATCCAGTAGCAATCCCTCAAGGGGTAACCGTAGAAGTAAAAGACAATACCATTGTTGTAAAAGGGAAAATGGGTGAATTGACTCAAGATTTCTCTGGAGTTGATGTTAAGGTCGAGGATGGTAATGTACAGATAGAACGCCCAAGCGATAGCAAGGAGCATAAGGCAAAGCATGGTCTTTATAGAGCTTTGGTTAACAATATGATTAAAGGTGTTTCTGAAGGGTGGACCAAACAATTAGAATTGGTTGGTGTTGGATACAGGGCTTCTAACCAAGGACAAAAATTAGACTTGGCTTTAGGTTTCTCTCACAACATCGTCTTAGATTTGGCCCCTGAGGTTAAAGTAGAGACTATTACAGAAAAAGGTAAGAACCCAATCGTAAAACTTACTTCCCATGATAAGCAATTGGTAGGACAAGTTGCTGCAAAAATCAGATCCTTCCGTAAGCCAGAGCCTTACAAAGGAAAAGGAATTAAGTTCGTAGGTGAGCAATTAAGAAGAAAAGCAGGTAAATCAGCTTAA
- the rpsH gene encoding 30S ribosomal protein S8, which yields MYTDPIADYLTRVRNAVKANHRVVEIPASNLKKEITKILFDQGYILSYKFDDSTSQGTIKIALKFNKETKEPVIKKIVRVSKPGLRKYAGAKEMPRVLNGLGIAIVSTSHGVLTGKQAERENVGGEVLCYVY from the coding sequence ATGTACACAGATCCAATAGCGGATTATTTAACAAGAGTTAGAAATGCCGTAAAGGCAAATCACAGGGTAGTTGAAATCCCTGCTTCTAACTTGAAAAAAGAGATAACCAAGATATTATTCGATCAAGGATATATCTTGAGTTATAAATTCGACGATTCTACTTCTCAAGGTACAATCAAAATTGCTCTGAAATTTAACAAAGAGACTAAAGAGCCTGTGATTAAGAAAATCGTTAGAGTTAGTAAACCAGGTTTACGTAAGTATGCTGGCGCCAAAGAAATGCCAAGAGTTCTTAATGGCCTTGGTATTGCGATTGTCTCAACTTCTCACGGTGTATTAACCGGAAAACAAGCTGAGAGAGAAAATGTTGGTGGTGAAGTATTGTGTTACGTTTACTAA
- the rpsN gene encoding 30S ribosomal protein S14: MAKESMKAREVKRAKLAAKYAEKRKALKEAGDYDALQKLPKNASPVRQHNRCKLTGRPKGYMRVFGISRVMFRQMANQGLIPGVTKASW; encoded by the coding sequence ATGGCTAAAGAATCAATGAAAGCCCGTGAGGTTAAAAGAGCAAAATTGGCAGCTAAATATGCAGAGAAACGTAAGGCTTTAAAAGAAGCTGGAGACTACGATGCATTACAAAAGTTACCTAAAAATGCTTCTCCTGTACGTCAACACAATAGGTGTAAACTTACAGGTAGACCAAAAGGGTACATGAGAGTTTTTGGAATTTCTCGTGTTATGTTTCGCCAAATGGCTAACCAAGGTTTAATACCTGGTGTTACTAAAGCTAGCTGGTAA
- the rplE gene encoding 50S ribosomal protein L5: protein MAYTPRLKKEFNERIVSALTKEFGYKNVMQVPKLKKIVISKGVGAAVADKKLIDHAVDELTTISGQKAVATISKKDVASFKLRKGMPIGAKVTLRGEQMYEFLDRLITAALPRVRDFNGIKATGFDGRGNYNLGITEQIIFPEIDIDKINRISGMDITFVTSAETDKEAQSLLQELGLPFKKN, encoded by the coding sequence ATGGCTTACACACCAAGATTAAAGAAAGAGTTTAATGAGAGAATTGTCTCAGCTCTTACAAAGGAGTTCGGATATAAGAACGTAATGCAAGTGCCTAAACTTAAGAAAATAGTTATTTCCAAAGGTGTTGGTGCAGCTGTAGCCGATAAGAAATTAATTGATCACGCTGTTGATGAATTAACAACCATATCTGGTCAGAAAGCTGTTGCTACTATCTCTAAGAAAGACGTTGCTTCGTTTAAGTTGCGTAAAGGAATGCCAATCGGTGCGAAGGTTACTCTTCGTGGAGAGCAGATGTATGAATTTTTAGATAGATTAATTACTGCGGCTCTTCCTCGTGTTAGAGACTTTAACGGTATTAAGGCAACTGGTTTTGATGGTAGAGGAAACTATAACTTAGGTATTACAGAACAAATTATTTTTCCAGAAATTGATATAGATAAGATCAATAGAATTTCTGGAATGGATATTACCTTCGTTACTTCTGCAGAAACAGACAAAGAAGCACAATCATTATTACAAGAATTAGGATTACCATTTAAAAAGAATTAA
- the rplX gene encoding 50S ribosomal protein L24: MAKFKIKSGDTVQVIAGDHKGSEGKVLKIFKDKDKALVEGVNIVKKHNKPSAQNPQGGIVEKEAPIHISNLSLLNKKGETTRVGYKMEGDKKVRYSKKSNEVI; the protein is encoded by the coding sequence ATGGCAAAGTTTAAAATAAAATCAGGAGATACAGTACAAGTTATTGCCGGTGACCATAAGGGTTCTGAAGGCAAAGTTCTTAAAATCTTCAAGGATAAAGATAAAGCCTTGGTTGAAGGGGTTAATATTGTGAAAAAACACAATAAGCCTAGTGCACAAAATCCTCAAGGTGGAATCGTAGAAAAAGAAGCGCCAATCCACATTTCAAATCTTTCTTTATTAAACAAGAAAGGTGAAACCACAAGAGTTGGTTATAAAATGGAAGGCGATAAGAAGGTGCGTTATTCTAAAAAATCAAACGAAGTAATTTAG
- the rplN gene encoding 50S ribosomal protein L14 translates to MIQQESRLKVADNTGAKEVLTIRVLGGTKKRYASIGDKIVVSVKDATPNGNIKKGAVSTAVVVRTVKEVRRPDGSYIRFDDNACVLLNPAGEMRGTRVFGPVARELRDKQFMKIVSLAPEVL, encoded by the coding sequence ATGATACAACAAGAAAGTAGACTTAAGGTTGCTGACAACACTGGTGCTAAGGAAGTGTTGACCATCCGTGTATTGGGTGGAACAAAAAAGCGTTATGCTAGCATTGGAGACAAAATAGTAGTATCTGTTAAAGATGCCACTCCAAACGGAAACATTAAAAAAGGTGCCGTATCTACAGCAGTTGTTGTGCGCACGGTAAAGGAGGTTCGTCGTCCAGACGGTTCTTACATCAGATTTGATGACAACGCTTGTGTATTGTTGAATCCGGCAGGTGAAATGAGAGGAACTCGTGTATTTGGTCCTGTTGCAAGAGAACTTAGAGATAAGCAATTCATGAAAATTGTATCATTAGCACCTGAGGTGCTTTAA
- the rpsQ gene encoding 30S ribosomal protein S17, protein MENRNLRKERIGVVTSNKMQKSIVVSEVKKVKHPMYGKFVLKTKKYVAHDETNDCNIGDTVRIMETRPMSKSKCWRLVEIIERAK, encoded by the coding sequence ATGGAAAACAGAAATTTAAGAAAAGAACGTATAGGTGTTGTTACCAGCAACAAAATGCAGAAATCAATCGTGGTCTCTGAGGTTAAAAAGGTAAAACACCCGATGTATGGTAAGTTCGTTTTGAAAACAAAGAAATATGTTGCTCACGACGAAACCAACGACTGTAACATTGGAGATACTGTTAGGATTATGGAAACTCGTCCTATGAGTAAATCTAAATGTTGGAGATTAGTAGAAATTATTGAAAGAGCTAAGTAA